Proteins encoded in a region of the Bacteroidota bacterium genome:
- a CDS encoding AAA domain-containing protein produces the protein MPQPQTARAGLGLTGRAGMEWQEQKVSEVEGVFGSQRVIAKRLLDGRIGQVQLIDVLHKIKPGTLIVEATFEAHTEHFRRAIGIGELKDAREESVSVGDARPDLIQVLGPVQNRAAWERPPDTTGTDWLGHAVLPDGQMRRIEAHDERMRLRVIDIKQAAEPGAHYFAEVVYYSMALAAWLEEHGLADRFVVTAAPAVWPGTYEDSAVVKAKKEAEQHARSLTPVEMDAALAEDLQIAPVDALAARLARFFLEELPQVLSTPLDDLPGHVNYRCQGCEYLGYPWPPGKDGKPTNEALHCWPQAEHKGHPSRVVGLSRGGARLLSGAARTVGELAALPASHGAFDASQTLRAKRTLYPNRAKSLETSEAFVVPNSGGDALMPSYADLRLYLFLDYDLASAITATFSLRGFWSEPLPYGSDEERQQRRYDRFNGFQETYVVAERTPEAERKQLLAFLRALKGVLDDVREADEADVATGRRKLDYGNDKHQTSTYQLYLWDEAQRKQLARVVSRHLPAILADPKLRGTAWLFTPPELLQHPEEASHKSPFTLVSNVVQNTVAAPVPHHYTLLEVVKSFKPDAYVGPGEEAEEGAWRVPAVHPLFRDPLSDLIPPERLHEMWERRGNWTQTLRVIEETTQKKMTALRLVVAHLETLLKRQLQTRAPLLGKTPSRMKNAPAEAVVLHEFTRLGGALDELEAQAVRAMPPHERVTRFKSALLTERLEGPDRGEALEQLRAATGEALPASDGLWVYRLSDTSRQFNVRPPALGYALAPRAHPDLLNKSAFPLLDEYGITIDGNPRGSVSEAGLTSVSVKAIDREAGLIALKPWHTNCVPDLEACGAYDFAGDVMLDPTSKDYLERKVQETLAGLGRPASARLDPQAALALGVEPDSAPTNPDPETPLSEYLWNAQALSEQAVPRDLDTARDALEAAGYALNESQWAAWEAALTRGLTLVWGPPGTGKSRTLRGIVAAAAAEAQASGRGLRVLIAAHSYRAMDNVLLGLDELLPQVLPEKPYELYRVQSGYNLLSDKKQKKHPGVVAVTPGSLYERGTPDVLALKDRLDSDEGIVIVGTTPHQLHNLAMSTSFKSYPSGGTRKRLPHSRWFDLVVIDEASQLDVAASTLLVSKRRDDGAIVLAGDDLQLAPIHKADAPAGLEHLVGSVYGFARHRHGVAPQALQVNYRSNETLVAFTRRAGYDAGLHAFHPDLRLALLPRGRADVHVALDLRNDSLEVTGYVGRLPDERPADWPDALHWTPGWSALLDPA, from the coding sequence ATGCCCCAGCCCCAAACGGCCCGCGCAGGGCTCGGATTGACTGGGCGAGCTGGAATGGAATGGCAGGAGCAGAAGGTGAGCGAAGTTGAAGGCGTATTCGGCTCCCAGCGGGTCATAGCCAAGCGGCTACTTGACGGCAGGATCGGCCAGGTGCAACTCATCGATGTCCTCCACAAGATTAAGCCAGGGACGCTTATCGTAGAGGCGACCTTTGAAGCGCACACTGAGCACTTCCGCCGGGCGATCGGTATCGGCGAACTGAAGGACGCGAGAGAGGAGTCTGTGAGTGTCGGCGACGCACGCCCGGACCTGATCCAGGTGCTCGGTCCGGTGCAGAATCGCGCTGCTTGGGAGCGCCCCCCGGACACTACGGGTACCGACTGGCTAGGCCATGCGGTGCTACCGGACGGCCAGATGAGACGCATAGAGGCGCACGACGAACGCATGCGGCTTCGTGTGATCGATATCAAGCAGGCGGCGGAGCCGGGTGCGCACTATTTCGCTGAGGTGGTCTACTATTCGATGGCGCTCGCGGCGTGGCTAGAGGAGCATGGGCTGGCCGACCGCTTCGTGGTAACGGCAGCACCAGCGGTCTGGCCCGGCACCTACGAGGACTCCGCCGTGGTCAAGGCGAAGAAAGAGGCGGAGCAGCACGCCCGCAGCTTGACGCCTGTCGAGATGGATGCAGCCCTGGCCGAAGACCTCCAGATTGCCCCCGTAGACGCACTAGCGGCGCGGCTGGCGCGGTTCTTCCTGGAGGAGCTTCCCCAGGTGCTTTCCACACCGCTGGACGACCTCCCAGGCCACGTCAACTATCGGTGCCAGGGGTGCGAGTACCTCGGGTATCCGTGGCCCCCAGGAAAGGACGGCAAGCCTACCAACGAGGCACTTCACTGCTGGCCACAAGCCGAGCACAAGGGCCACCCATCACGCGTGGTAGGGCTCTCGCGCGGCGGCGCGCGTCTGCTGAGCGGTGCAGCGCGTACCGTAGGCGAGCTAGCCGCGCTGCCAGCCAGCCACGGCGCGTTCGACGCCAGCCAGACGCTTCGCGCCAAGCGGACGCTCTACCCGAACCGCGCGAAGTCGTTGGAGACGAGCGAGGCTTTCGTGGTGCCCAACTCCGGTGGCGACGCGCTCATGCCGAGCTACGCCGACCTGCGTCTCTACCTGTTCCTCGACTACGACCTCGCCAGCGCCATCACGGCGACCTTCAGCCTGCGGGGCTTCTGGAGCGAGCCGTTGCCGTACGGCTCCGACGAGGAACGCCAGCAGCGACGGTACGACCGGTTCAACGGGTTCCAAGAGACGTACGTTGTCGCGGAGCGGACGCCAGAGGCGGAGCGCAAGCAGCTGCTCGCGTTCCTGCGCGCGCTCAAGGGCGTCCTCGACGACGTACGGGAGGCGGACGAGGCCGACGTGGCTACTGGCCGCCGGAAGCTGGACTACGGCAATGACAAGCACCAAACGAGCACCTACCAGCTTTACCTCTGGGACGAGGCGCAGCGCAAGCAGCTTGCACGCGTCGTATCGCGGCACCTGCCCGCCATCCTGGCCGATCCGAAGCTCAGAGGCACAGCGTGGCTGTTCACGCCGCCAGAGTTACTCCAGCACCCCGAAGAGGCGTCGCACAAGTCGCCGTTTACGCTTGTCTCGAACGTGGTGCAGAACACCGTGGCTGCGCCGGTACCGCACCACTACACGCTCCTGGAGGTAGTCAAGAGCTTCAAGCCCGACGCCTACGTTGGCCCCGGCGAGGAGGCCGAGGAGGGAGCCTGGCGCGTGCCAGCAGTCCACCCGCTTTTCCGCGATCCGCTCTCTGACCTGATCCCGCCTGAGCGCCTGCACGAGATGTGGGAGCGGCGCGGCAACTGGACGCAGACGCTGCGGGTGATCGAGGAGACTACGCAGAAGAAGATGACCGCGCTGCGCCTCGTCGTCGCCCACCTGGAGACGCTACTGAAGCGGCAGCTCCAGACGCGAGCCCCACTGCTTGGCAAGACGCCCAGCCGAATGAAGAACGCTCCCGCTGAAGCCGTTGTCCTACACGAGTTCACGCGACTCGGGGGCGCTCTCGACGAGCTGGAGGCGCAGGCGGTGCGGGCGATGCCGCCGCACGAGCGGGTGACCCGGTTCAAGTCAGCGCTCTTGACTGAGCGGCTGGAAGGCCCGGATCGGGGCGAGGCGCTGGAGCAGCTGCGCGCGGCAACCGGCGAGGCACTTCCAGCAAGCGACGGGCTATGGGTCTATCGGCTATCGGACACGTCGCGGCAGTTCAACGTGCGGCCGCCCGCTCTAGGGTACGCTCTCGCACCCCGCGCGCACCCCGATCTGCTCAACAAATCGGCCTTTCCGCTACTCGATGAGTACGGGATCACCATCGACGGGAACCCACGAGGCAGTGTCTCCGAGGCGGGGCTGACTTCAGTGTCGGTGAAGGCCATCGACCGGGAGGCAGGGCTGATCGCGCTCAAGCCGTGGCACACGAACTGCGTACCGGACCTGGAAGCGTGTGGGGCCTACGACTTCGCGGGCGACGTGATGCTCGACCCGACGAGCAAGGACTACCTGGAGCGCAAGGTCCAGGAGACACTAGCGGGTCTCGGTAGGCCCGCCTCAGCGCGGCTTGATCCGCAGGCGGCGCTAGCGCTTGGCGTCGAGCCCGATTCGGCCCCCACCAACCCTGATCCCGAGACGCCGCTCTCGGAGTATCTGTGGAACGCGCAAGCCCTCTCCGAGCAGGCTGTGCCGCGTGACCTGGACACAGCCCGAGACGCGCTGGAGGCTGCTGGCTATGCGCTCAACGAATCGCAGTGGGCAGCGTGGGAGGCAGCGCTCACGCGCGGGCTGACGCTCGTCTGGGGGCCTCCTGGAACTGGGAAGAGCCGGACACTACGCGGCATCGTCGCTGCCGCTGCTGCCGAAGCACAGGCCTCTGGGCGTGGCCTCCGCGTGCTCATCGCGGCGCACTCGTACCGGGCGATGGACAACGTGCTGCTAGGGCTAGACGAGCTGCTGCCGCAGGTGCTCCCCGAGAAGCCGTACGAGCTGTATCGCGTGCAGAGCGGCTACAACCTGCTTAGCGACAAAAAGCAGAAGAAGCACCCTGGTGTCGTCGCCGTCACGCCGGGTTCGCTCTACGAGAGGGGGACGCCCGACGTGCTCGCGCTCAAGGATCGGTTGGACTCCGACGAGGGCATTGTGATCGTGGGCACAACGCCGCACCAGCTACACAACCTCGCCATGTCGACGAGCTTCAAGAGCTACCCCAGCGGCGGCACGAGAAAGCGCCTGCCGCACAGCCGGTGGTTCGACCTCGTGGTGATCGACGAGGCCTCGCAGCTTGACGTGGCGGCGAGCACGCTGCTGGTGAGCAAGCGCCGCGACGACGGAGCCATCGTGCTCGCTGGCGACGACCTTCAACTCGCCCCGATCCACAAAGCCGACGCACCGGCGGGGTTGGAGCACCTTGTGGGGTCGGTCTACGGGTTCGCGCGGCACCGACACGGCGTCGCACCGCAGGCGCTGCAGGTGAACTACCGCTCGAACGAGACGCTCGTCGCCTTCACGCGGCGCGCGGGCTACGACGCGGGCCTCCACGCCTTCCACCCCGACCTCCGACTCGCGCTCCTGCCGCGCGGACGCGCGGACGTACACGTCGCTCTCGATCTTCGTAATGACAGCCTGGAGGTCACTGGCTACGTGGGCCGTCTCCCCGACGAGCGCCCCGCCGACTGGCCCGACGCGCTCCACTGGACGCCCGGCTGGTCGGCGCTGCTCGACCCAGCCTAG
- a CDS encoding site-specific DNA-methyltransferase has product MTSDRNELPSSCSDGAVGAFPDAHLPAQAPERHEGDARDLSFLVAGSVDLIVTSPPYWKRRDYGHDDQLGQEATPKAYVEALVDTLNGWARLLKPHGSVFLNIGDTYRGGFLAGVPARFEVAARDAGWRVANHVSWTKAIGMPEPRPYRLASRHEPVFHLTRARKASDYFFDLYALANDLGRSANPGDAWDLHPARSRSDHLAPFPPELARRAILLGCPERVCSKCGCPYTRVLAPSAKLDEQRPQARRAMELFERHKLTDAHLAAIRAVGISDAGKGKRLQNGSGRNAPHVQTLAEEAKQALGGYFREFTFGPKLHLGWDRCDCGAPTTPGTVLDPFMGSGTTLLAAAALGRNAIGVDLVVPDTLKTTH; this is encoded by the coding sequence ATGACCTCCGACCGAAATGAGCTGCCCTCGTCCTGCTCTGATGGGGCAGTTGGAGCATTTCCTGATGCCCATCTTCCTGCGCAAGCGCCTGAGCGACACGAAGGTGATGCCCGCGACCTCTCATTTCTAGTTGCCGGAAGTGTAGACCTGATCGTTACGTCCCCACCCTATTGGAAGCGGCGCGACTACGGCCACGACGACCAACTCGGCCAGGAAGCCACCCCGAAAGCCTACGTCGAGGCTCTTGTCGACACTCTAAATGGGTGGGCTCGGTTGCTGAAGCCACACGGGTCAGTCTTCCTCAACATCGGCGACACGTACCGCGGCGGCTTTCTGGCAGGCGTGCCAGCTCGCTTCGAGGTGGCCGCGCGCGATGCCGGGTGGCGCGTCGCCAACCACGTCTCGTGGACAAAGGCGATTGGGATGCCCGAGCCTCGACCATACCGGCTGGCGAGCAGGCACGAGCCGGTCTTTCACCTCACGCGAGCGCGCAAGGCAAGCGACTACTTCTTCGACCTCTACGCACTGGCGAACGACCTGGGCCGGTCGGCGAACCCCGGCGATGCGTGGGACCTCCATCCCGCCCGGAGCCGAAGCGATCACCTCGCGCCTTTTCCGCCAGAGCTAGCGCGGCGGGCTATTCTGTTGGGCTGCCCTGAGCGGGTCTGCTCAAAATGCGGCTGCCCGTACACACGGGTCCTGGCACCAAGCGCCAAGCTCGACGAGCAACGACCCCAGGCACGACGTGCCATGGAGCTCTTCGAGCGGCACAAGCTGACGGACGCACACCTAGCAGCGATTCGTGCCGTTGGCATTTCGGACGCTGGGAAAGGCAAGCGTCTCCAGAACGGGTCGGGGCGCAATGCTCCACATGTGCAGACGTTAGCAGAGGAAGCAAAGCAGGCGCTGGGGGGCTACTTTAGGGAGTTCACCTTCGGGCCTAAACTTCATTTGGGCTGGGACCGCTGCGACTGCGGCGCTCCAACTACGCCAGGCACTGTGCTTGACCCGTTCATGGGAAGCGGGACGACGCTACTTGCTGCGGCAGCATTGGGGCGGAATGCCATCGGCGTGGACCTGGTGGTGCCCGACACTCTCAAGACTACGCACTGA
- a CDS encoding DUF2442 domain-containing protein, with protein MNEKRSVKRSTHPEAVEAQVGRDAVCVELSDGRMLSFPLAWSPRLLYAEREEREIVEVYPGGMHWPLLDEDLSVAGLLAGVPSQESGESLERWKALMDRRRAQRAADGGIEPHAPVRALPDWWHDDTAI; from the coding sequence ATGAACGAAAAGCGGTCGGTCAAACGCTCCACGCATCCCGAAGCTGTTGAGGCGCAGGTGGGGCGTGATGCCGTCTGCGTTGAACTGTCAGACGGACGCATGCTGTCGTTCCCGCTTGCGTGGAGCCCTCGACTTCTCTACGCAGAGCGTGAAGAACGGGAAATCGTCGAAGTCTACCCAGGCGGTATGCATTGGCCGCTTCTCGACGAGGATCTGAGCGTTGCTGGACTGCTCGCGGGCGTGCCTAGTCAGGAATCAGGCGAAAGTCTGGAGCGGTGGAAGGCCTTGATGGACCGCCGTCGCGCTCAAAGGGCAGCAGATGGGGGCATAGAACCGCATGCTCCTGTCCGGGCGCTCCCTGATTGGTGGCACGACGACACGGCCATTTGA
- a CDS encoding HAD-IA family hydrolase, with protein MTLRCQAIVFDLDGVLCDSTPIAERHWRRWAEARGVDVAPILAAHHGRPTVETIRQFAPHLDAEVEARAKERDEAGDTDGLRAFDGAARLLTTIPQARWAIATSGRRRTATNRLRHTGLPIPPVLVTADDVQHGKPAPDPYRQAIAGLGFAPADCLVFEDAPAGIASAQAAGAVAVGIASAGHPEWLAAAETVIERLADVQVIVESDGLVVTLQTR; from the coding sequence ATGACCCTTCGCTGTCAGGCCATCGTTTTCGACCTCGACGGGGTGCTCTGCGACTCCACCCCCATCGCCGAGCGGCATTGGCGGCGCTGGGCCGAGGCGCGCGGTGTAGACGTGGCTCCCATCCTCGCGGCGCACCACGGGCGACCGACGGTCGAGACGATCAGGCAGTTCGCTCCGCACCTCGACGCGGAGGTGGAGGCCCGGGCCAAGGAACGCGACGAGGCCGGCGACACGGACGGCCTGCGTGCCTTTGACGGGGCCGCGCGGCTCTTGACGACGATTCCGCAGGCACGCTGGGCCATCGCGACGAGTGGGCGGCGCCGTACGGCCACGAACCGGCTTCGGCACACCGGTTTGCCTATCCCGCCGGTCCTCGTCACCGCCGATGATGTGCAGCACGGCAAGCCCGCGCCGGACCCGTATCGCCAGGCCATCGCGGGCCTCGGCTTCGCTCCCGCCGACTGCCTCGTCTTCGAGGACGCGCCGGCCGGGATCGCGTCGGCGCAGGCGGCGGGGGCGGTTGCCGTCGGCATCGCCTCGGCGGGACACCCCGAGTGGTTGGCGGCCGCCGAGACCGTAATCGAGCGCCTCGCCGATGTACAGGTGATCGTCGAGAGCGACGGCCTAGTCGTGACGCTGCAGACGCGCTGA
- a CDS encoding sugar phosphate isomerase/epimerase: MPRPVTLFTGQWADMPLAELAPKAASWGYDGLELATWGDHCDIHQVLESDAYLREHTALREEHSLSLFAISCHLVGQAVADKIIDGRHQAIVPPHVWGDGDPEGVRQRAAAEVVKTAEAAKALGLEVVTGFTGSPIWHLFYSWPPNLPEDIEAGFQEVAERWTPILDRFQELGVRFALEVHPSEIAFDGPSWERALSALGNHPAFGINFDPSHFGYQNADYVRFIRDHGERIFHVHMKDVWWSDVRTEAGTLGGHTEFGDPRRSWDFRSLGRGRINFEDIIRALNDVGYDGPLSVEWEDMKMDREHGAAEAAAFVKRMGFPPSDIIFDQQFSKASEG, encoded by the coding sequence ATGCCTCGTCCCGTCACGCTCTTCACCGGCCAGTGGGCCGACATGCCCCTCGCCGAACTCGCGCCCAAGGCCGCCTCGTGGGGCTACGACGGCCTCGAACTCGCCACCTGGGGTGACCACTGCGACATCCACCAAGTGCTGGAGTCGGACGCATACCTCCGTGAGCACACGGCCCTACGCGAGGAGCACAGCCTGAGCCTGTTCGCGATCTCGTGTCACCTCGTTGGGCAGGCCGTCGCGGACAAGATCATCGACGGGCGGCACCAGGCCATCGTCCCGCCCCACGTCTGGGGCGACGGTGACCCCGAGGGCGTCCGCCAGCGCGCCGCCGCCGAGGTCGTCAAGACCGCCGAGGCCGCGAAGGCGCTCGGGCTGGAGGTGGTGACGGGCTTCACCGGCTCCCCGATCTGGCACCTCTTCTACTCCTGGCCGCCCAACCTCCCCGAAGACATCGAGGCAGGCTTCCAGGAGGTCGCCGAGCGCTGGACGCCGATCCTCGACCGCTTCCAGGAATTGGGGGTCCGCTTCGCGCTGGAGGTGCACCCGAGCGAGATCGCCTTCGACGGGCCGAGCTGGGAGCGGGCGCTCTCGGCGCTGGGCAATCATCCGGCCTTCGGTATCAACTTCGACCCGAGCCATTTCGGCTACCAGAACGCCGACTACGTCCGCTTCATCCGCGACCACGGCGAGCGCATCTTCCACGTCCACATGAAGGACGTCTGGTGGAGCGACGTGCGCACCGAGGCGGGCACGCTCGGCGGCCACACCGAGTTTGGCGACCCGCGCCGCTCGTGGGACTTCCGCAGCCTCGGACGCGGGCGCATCAACTTCGAGGACATCATCCGCGCGCTCAACGACGTGGGCTACGACGGCCCGCTCTCGGTCGAGTGGGAGGACATGAAGATGGACCGCGAGCACGGCGCCGCCGAGGCGGCCGCGTTCGTCAAGCGCATGGGCTTCCCGCCATCGGACATCATCTTCGACCAGCAATTCTCCAAGGCGAGCGAGGGGTAG
- a CDS encoding glycoside hydrolase family 97 protein → MRLLLLAFVLMPLASAAQTSATVASPDGRLAVTVMLDDAGPVAYQIDRDGAALLLPQRLGVVLAGGDTLGIGMRIMDTVTNSVDETWTQPWGEVAEVRDHHNELTVMLQETGELARRMDIVVRVFDNGVGLRYVWPEQPNLGAFEIMEELTGFHLVGNPQTWFIRAYEENRYEYLYEQMPLHRAGYLMHTPLTMAYGDVEGEGGGGPFVAIHEAALVDYAAMSLRRTGPQAFQAHLAPWSTGVAVYAEAPHASPWRMVLVGDTPGDLVTNYTMLNLNEPNTLGDVGWAKPGKYIGIWWAMHIQQWTWGSGDRHGATTTHTERYLDFAGEHGFDGVLVEGWNVGWDGDWTANGDVFNFTEAYPDYDLEYLAAYARERGTRLIGHHETSGSAPNYERQMDDAFALMDRLDMRAVKTGYVEWGMNFPRTDGPGVAPGDTTREWNYGQFMVNHYQKSVEVAAKYNVAVNIHESVKDTGLRRTYPNLMTREAARGQEYNSAWGGGNGPDHIPTIVFTRMLASPMDFTPGIFALDASETGEGGNAVPTTLAGQLALYVVLYSPLQMAADLPENYEARPDAFQFIKDVPADWAATRVLEAKIGDYVTFARKDRNSDDWYLGAKNDATARTVDVALDFLDPGTTYTATLYRDADDADYETNATAYVIETRAVTAADRLTVPLARSGGLAVRFAPVG, encoded by the coding sequence ATGCGTCTCCTCCTCCTTGCCTTCGTGCTCATGCCCCTCGCTAGCGCCGCCCAGACCTCCGCGACGGTGGCATCGCCCGACGGGCGGCTCGCGGTCACGGTGATGCTCGACGATGCCGGGCCCGTGGCCTACCAGATCGACCGCGACGGGGCGGCGCTGCTGCTGCCACAGCGCCTCGGCGTGGTCCTCGCAGGCGGTGACACGCTCGGCATCGGCATGCGGATCATGGACACCGTTACCAACAGTGTGGACGAGACGTGGACGCAGCCCTGGGGCGAGGTCGCCGAGGTCCGCGACCACCACAACGAACTGACGGTGATGCTCCAGGAAACGGGCGAGTTGGCACGGCGCATGGACATCGTTGTGCGCGTGTTCGACAATGGCGTCGGCCTCCGCTACGTCTGGCCAGAGCAGCCCAACCTCGGCGCGTTCGAGATCATGGAGGAGTTGACCGGCTTCCACCTCGTCGGCAACCCGCAGACGTGGTTCATCCGCGCCTACGAGGAGAATCGCTACGAGTACCTCTACGAGCAGATGCCGCTCCACCGCGCGGGCTACCTCATGCACACGCCCCTCACGATGGCCTACGGCGATGTAGAAGGCGAGGGCGGTGGTGGCCCGTTCGTCGCCATCCACGAGGCGGCGCTTGTGGACTATGCCGCGATGTCGCTCAGGCGCACGGGACCGCAGGCGTTCCAGGCGCATCTCGCCCCGTGGAGCACCGGTGTGGCTGTCTACGCCGAGGCCCCGCACGCCTCGCCCTGGCGTATGGTCCTCGTCGGCGACACCCCCGGCGACCTCGTCACCAACTACACGATGCTCAACCTCAACGAGCCCAACACGCTCGGCGATGTGGGCTGGGCCAAGCCCGGGAAGTACATCGGCATCTGGTGGGCGATGCACATCCAACAGTGGACATGGGGCAGCGGCGACCGTCACGGGGCTACCACCACGCACACCGAGCGCTACCTCGACTTCGCGGGCGAGCACGGCTTCGACGGGGTCCTCGTCGAGGGCTGGAACGTCGGCTGGGACGGCGACTGGACCGCCAACGGCGACGTGTTCAACTTCACCGAGGCCTATCCCGACTACGACCTGGAGTACCTCGCCGCCTACGCCCGCGAGCGCGGGACGCGGCTCATCGGCCACCACGAGACGAGCGGCAGCGCGCCCAACTACGAGCGCCAGATGGACGACGCCTTCGCCCTCATGGATCGCCTCGACATGCGCGCCGTCAAGACCGGCTACGTCGAGTGGGGCATGAACTTCCCCCGCACCGACGGGCCGGGCGTCGCGCCGGGCGACACGACGCGCGAGTGGAACTACGGCCAGTTCATGGTCAACCACTACCAGAAGTCCGTCGAGGTCGCGGCGAAGTACAACGTCGCAGTGAACATCCACGAGTCGGTGAAGGACACCGGGTTGCGGCGCACCTACCCGAACCTGATGACGCGCGAGGCGGCGCGCGGGCAGGAGTACAACTCCGCGTGGGGCGGTGGCAACGGCCCCGACCACATCCCAACGATTGTCTTCACACGGATGCTCGCCAGTCCGATGGACTTCACGCCCGGCATCTTCGCGCTCGACGCCTCGGAGACGGGCGAGGGCGGCAATGCCGTCCCGACGACGCTCGCGGGGCAGCTCGCGCTCTACGTCGTGCTCTACAGCCCGCTCCAGATGGCCGCCGACCTGCCCGAGAACTACGAAGCGCGCCCCGACGCCTTCCAGTTCATCAAAGACGTCCCCGCCGACTGGGCCGCCACGCGCGTCCTCGAAGCCAAGATCGGCGACTACGTGACCTTCGCCCGCAAGGACCGCAACTCCGACGATTGGTACCTCGGCGCGAAGAACGACGCCACCGCCCGCACCGTCGACGTGGCGCTCGACTTCCTCGACCCGGGCACGACCTACACCGCCACGCTCTACCGCGACGCGGACGACGCGGACTACGAGACGAACGCGACCGCCTACGTGATCGAGACGCGCGCCGTCACCGCCGCCGACCGCCTCACCGTCCCGCTCGCCCGTAGCGGTGGCCTCGCCGTACGCTTCGCGCCGGTGGGGTAA
- a CDS encoding Gfo/Idh/MocA family oxidoreductase, whose protein sequence is MFKPLRYGMVGGGPGAFIGEVHRRAAQLDGLAVLTAGALSSNAEKSQNFGATLGLDPDRVYGSYAEMAEREAALPADERIDFVSVVTPNHLHHPVAKAFIERGFHVVCDKPMTTTLEDAEDLCRLVAQHDVIFALTHNYAGYPLVKHARALVADGALGTVRKVVAEYAQGWLATPLEQGDEGGSKQASWRTNPALAGAGALGDIGSHAEHLARYVTGLEIEALCADVTSFVEGRRVDDDATLLLRFEGGAKGLLHATQIAVGEENRLTLRIYGSEASIEWHQETPTRLLFRTVGGDERVYRQSAGDLGPAAQHATRLPPGHPEAFFEAFGNIYANACRLMLARRDGTDPDPLDLDITTVQDGARGVHFIETALASGRAEGWVDATYTPPDA, encoded by the coding sequence ATGTTTAAGCCGCTTCGTTATGGCATGGTCGGGGGTGGCCCTGGTGCCTTCATCGGCGAGGTCCACCGCCGCGCCGCCCAGCTGGACGGTCTCGCGGTGCTCACCGCCGGGGCGCTTTCCTCGAACGCCGAGAAGTCGCAAAACTTCGGCGCGACGCTCGGCCTCGACCCGGATCGCGTTTATGGCTCCTACGCCGAGATGGCCGAGCGCGAGGCCGCCCTGCCTGCGGACGAACGCATCGACTTCGTGAGCGTGGTCACGCCCAACCACCTCCACCACCCCGTCGCGAAGGCGTTCATCGAGCGCGGCTTCCACGTCGTCTGCGACAAGCCGATGACGACGACGCTGGAGGACGCTGAGGACCTGTGCCGCCTCGTCGCCCAGCACGACGTCATCTTCGCGCTCACGCACAACTACGCGGGCTATCCGCTCGTGAAGCACGCCCGCGCGCTCGTGGCCGACGGCGCGCTCGGGACCGTCCGCAAGGTCGTCGCGGAGTATGCGCAGGGCTGGCTCGCCACGCCGCTGGAGCAGGGCGACGAGGGCGGCAGCAAGCAGGCGTCGTGGCGCACGAACCCGGCGCTCGCCGGCGCGGGAGCCCTCGGCGACATCGGCTCGCACGCCGAGCATCTCGCGCGCTACGTCACCGGCCTGGAGATCGAAGCGCTCTGCGCCGACGTGACCTCGTTCGTGGAGGGCCGCCGCGTGGACGACGACGCAACCCTCCTCCTGCGTTTCGAGGGCGGGGCCAAAGGCCTCCTCCACGCGACGCAGATCGCCGTCGGCGAGGAAAACCGGCTCACGCTGCGCATCTACGGCTCCGAGGCCTCCATCGAGTGGCACCAGGAAACCCCGACGCGCCTCCTCTTTCGCACCGTCGGCGGCGACGAGCGCGTCTACCGCCAGAGCGCTGGCGACCTCGGGCCCGCCGCACAGCATGCCACCCGTCTCCCACCCGGGCACCCCGAGGCCTTCTTCGAGGCGTTTGGCAACATCTACGCCAACGCGTGCCGCCTCATGCTGGCCCGCCGCGACGGCACCGACCCGGACCCACTCGACCTCGACATCACGACCGTGCAGGACGGTGCGCGCGGCGTCCACTTCATCGAGACGGCGCTGGCGAGCGGCCGCGCCGAGGGTTGGGTCGACGCGACGTACACACCGCCTGACGCCTGA